In a genomic window of Holophagaceae bacterium:
- a CDS encoding stage II sporulation protein M, translating into MKQEAFIAQHQLQWETLERWLDAGGKKGDGPAAAPIPPDDIPRLYRQVCNHLALARERQYSALLMDRLNGLVLRAHQRLHGARAGLSMDGLNYIRSGFPRAIRAEWRLVALSALLMLGPYGAMMAAVRLKPDAAFLMMAPSQLAQFEAMYSPGNRALGPAREADTDVAMFGFYIRNNIGLDFQCFATGLLLGLGSIFFLVYNGLMFGTVEGHLVNAGLAHTFYGFVVGHSALELTAAIFAGAAGLKIGFAWLAPGRRPRLESLKEAARKAVRIMYGTAAMTLMAAFVEAFWSSQVDVPFGLKLAFGGAMAALLLAYFLLAGRGPGDVHAG; encoded by the coding sequence ATGAAACAGGAAGCTTTCATCGCGCAGCACCAGCTCCAATGGGAAACCCTGGAGCGTTGGCTGGACGCGGGCGGCAAAAAGGGGGACGGCCCTGCCGCCGCGCCCATTCCGCCCGACGATATCCCGCGCTTGTACCGCCAGGTCTGCAACCATCTCGCCCTGGCCCGCGAACGCCAGTACAGCGCGCTGCTGATGGACCGGCTCAACGGACTCGTGCTCCGGGCCCATCAGCGGCTGCACGGCGCCCGCGCGGGTCTGTCCATGGACGGCCTCAACTACATCCGCAGCGGATTTCCCAGGGCCATTCGGGCGGAATGGCGGCTGGTGGCGCTTTCGGCTCTGCTGATGCTCGGCCCCTACGGCGCCATGATGGCCGCGGTGCGGCTGAAACCCGATGCGGCGTTCCTGATGATGGCGCCGTCGCAATTGGCGCAGTTCGAGGCGATGTACAGCCCTGGCAATAGGGCCCTGGGCCCGGCGCGGGAAGCCGACACCGATGTCGCCATGTTCGGGTTCTACATCCGCAACAACATCGGATTGGATTTCCAGTGCTTCGCCACGGGGCTGCTGCTGGGCCTCGGTTCCATCTTCTTCCTGGTCTACAACGGCCTCATGTTCGGCACCGTGGAAGGACATCTCGTGAATGCCGGGCTCGCCCACACCTTTTACGGATTCGTGGTCGGCCATAGCGCCCTGGAACTCACGGCGGCGATCTTCGCGGGGGCCGCTGGGTTGAAGATCGGCTTCGCCTGGCTGGCCCCCGGACGCAGGCCGCGCCTGGAGTCCTTGAAAGAGGCCGCCCGCAAGGCGGTCCGCATCATGTATGGAACGGCGGCCATGACCCTCATGGCGGCCTTCGTTGAGGCCTTCTGGTCCTCCCAGGTGGATGTGCCCTTCGGCCTGAAGCTGGCCTTCGGCGGCGCAATGGCGGCCCTGCTGCTGGCTTATTTCCTGCTGGCGGGCCGCGGCCCCGGTGATGTCCATGCGGGTTGA
- a CDS encoding RDD family protein produces MLDTARPIETPEGITLDLRIAGPVARAQAWLVDVLIRAVAYLVLGIGFSFLGRAGMGLFFICLFLVEWFYPVFCEVFWSGQTPGKKAAGLRVLLDDGSPVTWSASLARNLLLTVDFLPFLYGFGLISMLLSRDFKRLGDLAAGTVVVHVRKGSPRLRHFDVESLPPPCPLSLEDQRAIIAFGERAGTFSPQRAEELATLAEPLTGFQGAEGVKRLAGMARALVGR; encoded by the coding sequence ATGCTCGATACGGCGCGGCCCATCGAGACGCCGGAGGGCATCACCCTGGATCTGCGGATCGCGGGGCCGGTGGCGCGGGCGCAGGCCTGGCTGGTGGATGTGCTCATCCGCGCGGTCGCCTACCTGGTGCTCGGCATCGGTTTTTCTTTTCTGGGCCGGGCGGGCATGGGCCTGTTCTTCATCTGCCTGTTCCTGGTGGAGTGGTTCTACCCGGTCTTCTGCGAAGTGTTCTGGAGCGGCCAGACACCGGGAAAGAAAGCCGCCGGGCTGCGGGTGCTGCTGGACGACGGCAGTCCGGTCACCTGGTCCGCCAGCCTGGCCCGGAATCTGCTGCTGACTGTGGATTTCCTGCCCTTCCTCTATGGCTTCGGATTGATTTCGATGCTGCTGTCCCGGGACTTCAAGCGCCTGGGCGATCTGGCCGCGGGCACCGTGGTGGTGCACGTGCGCAAGGGGAGCCCGCGGTTGCGCCATTTCGATGTGGAATCTTTGCCGCCCCCCTGCCCGCTGAGCCTCGAGGATCAACGGGCCATCATCGCCTTCGGGGAACGGGCAGGCACCTTCAGCCCCCAGAGGGCCGAAGAGCTGGCGACCCTCGCGGAGCCGCTGACCGGGTTCCAGGGCGCCGAAGGCGTGAAGCGGCTGGCGGGCATGGCGCGGGCCCTGGTGGGGCGGTGA
- a CDS encoding carbamate kinase, giving the protein MSSASRKIALLAIGGNALLKEDERGLQEEQLENARDCAEMLARVVAQGYSLCVVHGNGPQVGNLLIQQESASNQIPPYNLDIAVGMTQGSMGYMLERMLMNRLHFEKLDAPVATILTEVVVDKSDPGFENPTKPIGPFYPEFRALELMRQKKWKMKEDSGRGWRKVVPSPSPIEIVQLAAIKDLLEHGHCVIAGGGGGIPVIRDASGLLVGVEAVIDKDRLSALLAANLGAELYIILTGVAKVALDFGKPAQRWVDRMTAAEARAHLADGQFPAGSMGPKIESALSFIEAGGHEVLITTAEALKHEDPETVGTRITRG; this is encoded by the coding sequence ATGTCCTCTGCGTCCAGAAAAATAGCCCTGCTCGCCATCGGCGGAAACGCCTTGCTGAAAGAAGACGAGCGAGGCCTGCAGGAAGAGCAATTGGAGAACGCGCGGGACTGCGCGGAGATGCTGGCCCGCGTGGTGGCCCAGGGCTACTCGCTTTGCGTGGTGCATGGCAACGGACCGCAGGTTGGCAACCTGCTCATCCAGCAGGAATCCGCCTCCAACCAGATACCGCCCTACAACCTGGATATCGCCGTGGGCATGACCCAAGGATCCATGGGCTACATGCTCGAACGCATGCTCATGAACCGCCTCCATTTTGAAAAACTGGACGCGCCCGTGGCCACGATCCTCACGGAAGTGGTCGTGGACAAGTCCGATCCCGGCTTCGAGAATCCGACCAAGCCCATCGGCCCCTTCTACCCGGAGTTCCGCGCGCTGGAACTCATGCGGCAGAAGAAATGGAAGATGAAGGAGGACAGCGGCCGCGGCTGGCGCAAGGTGGTGCCTTCCCCCAGCCCCATCGAGATCGTGCAGCTGGCCGCCATCAAGGACCTGCTGGAGCACGGGCACTGCGTCATCGCCGGCGGCGGCGGCGGCATCCCGGTGATCCGCGACGCGTCAGGACTGCTGGTGGGCGTGGAAGCCGTCATCGACAAGGACCGCCTGAGCGCGTTGCTGGCGGCCAACCTCGGCGCGGAGCTTTACATCATCCTCACGGGCGTCGCGAAGGTGGCGCTGGATTTCGGGAAGCCCGCCCAGCGCTGGGTGGACCGCATGACCGCGGCGGAGGCCAGGGCCCACCTCGCGGACGGCCAATTCCCAGCGGGCTCCATGGGCCCCAAGATCGAAAGCGCGCTGTCCTTCATCGAGGCCGGCGGACACGAGGTCCTCATCACCACCGCCGAAGCCCTGAAGCATGAAGACCCGGAAACCGTGGGCACGCGCATCACGCGAGGTTGA
- a CDS encoding biotin/lipoyl-binding protein, with the protein MKRTLLIGKETHDVEILRQDGVTTLVWDGTAQAVDILEMEPGSWSVIMDGRSVDVRLDAMKQADPDVQGFRATLFDAPYEFALQDPRKALLAAAGGAASSGGTLTAPMPGKVVKLLVKEGDTVIEAQPLLIMEAMKMQNELRATSAGRVSKITVQEGATVETGGTLMILVAPEGN; encoded by the coding sequence ATGAAACGCACACTTCTCATTGGTAAAGAAACCCACGATGTCGAGATCCTTCGCCAGGATGGCGTGACGACACTTGTCTGGGACGGCACGGCCCAGGCCGTGGACATCCTGGAGATGGAGCCCGGAAGCTGGTCGGTGATCATGGACGGCCGATCCGTGGACGTGCGCCTGGATGCGATGAAGCAGGCCGATCCCGATGTCCAGGGCTTCCGCGCGACACTCTTCGACGCCCCCTACGAGTTTGCGCTGCAGGACCCGCGCAAGGCCCTCCTGGCGGCGGCCGGCGGCGCCGCATCCTCCGGCGGCACCCTCACGGCTCCCATGCCCGGCAAGGTCGTGAAGCTCCTGGTCAAAGAGGGCGACACCGTCATCGAAGCCCAGCCCCTTCTCATCATGGAGGCCATGAAAATGCAGAATGAGTTGAGAGCGACTTCAGCGGGAAGAGTTTCCAAAATCACGGTACAAGAGGGCGCCACCGTGGAGACGGGTGGAACCCTCATGATCCTCGTGGCGCCCGAAGGGAATTAG
- a CDS encoding acetyl-CoA carboxylase biotin carboxylase subunit, with product MPVTKVLIANRGEIACRVIRTCREMGIPTVAVYSEVDRGALHVRMADEAYCIGPAPARESYLVVEKILEAAKKSGADAIHPGYGFLSENAEAAKLFEANGITFIGPRPESIVRMGSKTEARIVAIKAGCPVVPGIQETMSDEDLLVEAEKMGFPVMLKAAMGGGGKGMRLVKNAEELKTGLPRARGEALSSFGDDSVYIEKAIQQPRHIEIQIFGDQHGNYVYLWERECSVQRRHQKVIEEAPSPHVTPEMRAAMGEAALKVARAVNYVGAGTVEFLADADRNFYFLEMNTRLQVEHCVTEWITGQDLVKWQILVARGEKLPLAQSEIKLNGWAMECRIYAEDPDKNFMPSPGRISFLRTPAGPNVRDDSGVCEGSEVSMFYDPMISKLSTWGPTRLEAVDKMRAALGEYRIGGIRSNVAFHEVLMEHEPFRSGALHTGMLDKPFWKKKEAGPNLKFAVAAALVAELDNEERRASQPAGSSEGRPDAWKHWGKFNRSPLNHRDAKKPQRQKDEPQSHKDTKKCSFYSRFCVFVFVSDNLY from the coding sequence ATGCCAGTGACCAAAGTATTAATCGCGAACCGGGGCGAAATTGCGTGCCGGGTCATCCGCACTTGTCGTGAGATGGGCATCCCGACGGTGGCCGTCTATTCAGAGGTGGACCGGGGCGCCTTGCATGTGCGCATGGCGGACGAAGCCTACTGCATCGGGCCGGCTCCGGCCCGGGAGTCCTACCTTGTGGTTGAGAAGATCCTGGAAGCGGCGAAAAAATCCGGCGCGGACGCCATCCATCCGGGCTACGGATTCCTGAGCGAGAACGCCGAGGCCGCCAAGCTGTTCGAAGCGAACGGCATCACCTTCATCGGGCCGCGGCCCGAGTCCATCGTCCGCATGGGTTCGAAGACCGAGGCGCGGATCGTGGCCATCAAGGCTGGATGTCCCGTGGTGCCGGGCATCCAGGAAACCATGAGCGACGAAGACCTGCTGGTGGAAGCCGAGAAGATGGGCTTCCCCGTGATGCTGAAGGCCGCCATGGGCGGCGGCGGCAAGGGCATGCGCCTGGTGAAGAACGCCGAGGAATTGAAGACCGGGCTGCCCCGCGCCCGGGGCGAGGCGCTTTCTTCCTTCGGCGATGACAGCGTCTATATCGAGAAAGCCATCCAGCAGCCCCGGCACATCGAGATCCAGATCTTCGGCGACCAGCACGGCAACTACGTTTACTTGTGGGAACGCGAGTGCTCGGTGCAGCGGCGCCACCAGAAGGTCATCGAAGAGGCCCCCAGCCCCCACGTCACGCCGGAGATGCGCGCGGCCATGGGCGAGGCGGCGCTGAAGGTGGCGCGGGCCGTGAATTACGTGGGCGCGGGCACCGTGGAATTCCTGGCGGACGCGGACCGCAATTTCTACTTCCTGGAGATGAACACACGCCTCCAGGTGGAGCACTGCGTCACCGAATGGATCACGGGCCAGGACCTGGTGAAGTGGCAGATCCTCGTGGCTCGCGGCGAAAAATTGCCACTGGCCCAAAGCGAAATCAAACTCAATGGCTGGGCGATGGAATGCCGCATCTACGCCGAGGACCCGGACAAGAACTTCATGCCGAGCCCCGGCAGGATCAGCTTCCTGCGGACCCCCGCGGGCCCCAACGTGCGCGACGACAGCGGCGTCTGCGAGGGCAGCGAAGTGTCCATGTTCTACGACCCCATGATCTCGAAGCTGAGCACCTGGGGCCCCACGCGCCTCGAAGCCGTCGACAAGATGCGCGCCGCGCTCGGCGAATACCGCATCGGCGGCATCCGCAGCAACGTGGCCTTCCATGAAGTGCTCATGGAGCACGAACCCTTCCGCAGCGGCGCGCTGCACACGGGCATGCTGGACAAACCCTTCTGGAAGAAGAAGGAAGCCGGCCCCAACCTGAAATTCGCCGTGGCCGCCGCCCTGGTCGCGGAGCTGGACAACGAAGAACGGCGGGCCTCCCAGCCCGCGGGTTCAAGCGAAGGCAGGCCTGATGCATGGAAGCATTGGGGAAAGTTCAACAGGTCGCCTTTGAACCACCGAGACGCTAAGAAACCACAAAGGCAAAAAGATGAACCACAAAGTCACAAAGACACAAAGAAATGCTCTTTTTACTCAAGGTTTTGTGTCTTTGTGTTTGTGTCTGACAACCTTTATTAA
- a CDS encoding DinB family protein codes for MPLSMIALPQPDEYASSYAGYIAKVPELNVLEALESNLDELALLGSVPDHQAGHRYAPDKWSIREVAGHLIDAERVFAYRALRFSRKDATNLPGFDENEFVAASAHDRCRLEDLLEEFRLTRQSNLWMFRGMTPEMLEIRGTANGHAMSVRAAAAVMAGHLRHHVGVLKERYL; via the coding sequence ATGCCTCTATCCATGATCGCCCTTCCCCAGCCCGACGAGTACGCATCGTCCTACGCGGGCTACATCGCCAAAGTGCCCGAGCTGAATGTGCTCGAGGCCCTGGAATCCAATCTGGATGAACTGGCGTTGCTCGGATCCGTACCCGACCACCAGGCGGGCCACCGCTACGCCCCGGACAAATGGAGCATCCGCGAAGTGGCGGGGCACCTCATCGATGCGGAGCGGGTGTTCGCCTACCGCGCCCTGCGGTTCTCGCGGAAGGATGCGACGAATCTGCCCGGCTTCGATGAAAACGAATTCGTGGCGGCATCGGCCCACGACCGCTGCCGCCTGGAGGATCTGCTGGAGGAGTTCCGGCTCACCCGCCAGTCCAACCTCTGGATGTTCCGCGGCATGACGCCGGAGATGCTGGAGATCCGCGGCACCGCCAATGGCCATGCCATGAGCGTGCGGGCCGCGGCGGCTGTCATGGCCGGGCACCTGAGGCACCACGTGGGCGTTCTGAAAGAGCGGTATTTGTGA
- the coaBC gene encoding bifunctional phosphopantothenoylcysteine decarboxylase/phosphopantothenate--cysteine ligase CoaBC: MKILLGITGGIAAYKAADLARLLTNRGHIVRCVLTEAGARFITPLTLASLTGEPCYGANPDHHEWRPSPSVEHIELARWADVVAVAPATANMLGQTANGLAGDLLSTLLLATKAPVLWAPAMNTAMWEHPAVQANLEHLKSFGHTVVEPAEGMLACGEAGAGKLADIERIADAIRAVGSGRLPQLQGKKVLVTAGPTREDLDPVRLLTNRSTGEMGIEIARAMRDAGAEVHLVLGGDLAAPYGIDTARVRTAEAMMAACAKRWPDMDGCIAAAAVADQRPQEVAPEKVKKGDGPETLMLVRTEDILLNLGMQKRPGPRGQWLLGFAAESERHVENASAKLAKKKLDAVFVNDISTGKAFGHQDNTLTPVTPEGPQAPLGPLPKDRLALALVAWWAERLDSKFRMGNGL; this comes from the coding sequence ATGAAAATCCTGCTCGGCATCACCGGTGGCATCGCGGCCTACAAGGCGGCGGACTTGGCGCGGCTGCTCACGAACCGGGGCCATATCGTGCGCTGCGTGCTCACCGAAGCGGGAGCGAGGTTCATCACGCCCCTGACCTTGGCCTCGCTGACAGGCGAGCCCTGCTACGGCGCCAATCCCGATCACCATGAATGGCGGCCCAGCCCGAGCGTCGAGCACATCGAGCTGGCGCGCTGGGCGGATGTGGTGGCCGTGGCGCCGGCCACCGCCAATATGCTCGGCCAGACCGCAAACGGTTTAGCTGGCGACCTCCTTTCGACGCTATTGCTGGCCACCAAGGCGCCGGTCCTCTGGGCACCGGCCATGAACACGGCCATGTGGGAGCACCCGGCGGTGCAGGCCAACCTCGAGCACTTGAAGTCCTTCGGCCATACGGTGGTGGAACCCGCTGAAGGCATGCTGGCCTGCGGCGAAGCCGGCGCCGGCAAGCTGGCGGACATCGAGCGCATCGCCGACGCCATCCGCGCCGTGGGCAGCGGCCGCCTGCCTCAGCTCCAGGGAAAGAAGGTCCTGGTGACCGCGGGCCCCACCCGCGAAGACCTGGATCCCGTGCGGCTCCTGACCAACCGGAGCACCGGGGAGATGGGCATCGAGATCGCCCGCGCCATGAGGGATGCGGGTGCGGAGGTCCACCTGGTGCTGGGGGGTGACCTGGCCGCGCCTTATGGAATCGACACGGCGCGCGTGCGGACCGCGGAGGCCATGATGGCCGCCTGCGCCAAGCGCTGGCCGGACATGGATGGCTGCATCGCCGCCGCCGCCGTGGCCGATCAGCGGCCCCAAGAAGTTGCGCCCGAAAAAGTGAAGAAGGGCGATGGCCCGGAAACCTTGATGCTGGTCCGGACCGAAGACATCCTGCTGAATCTCGGAATGCAGAAAAGGCCGGGACCGCGGGGCCAATGGCTCTTGGGCTTCGCCGCCGAAAGCGAACGCCACGTCGAAAACGCATCGGCCAAGCTGGCCAAGAAAAAACTCGATGCGGTGTTCGTCAATGACATTTCCACAGGCAAGGCCTTCGGCCACCAGGACAATACCCTGACTCCGGTGACCCCTGAAGGCCCGCAAGCCCCGTTGGGCCCGCTTCCGAAGGACCGACTGGCCCTTGCGCTGGTGGCCTGGTGGGCCGAGCGGCTGGATTCCAAATTCCGTATGGGAAATGGGCTATGA
- a CDS encoding DinB family protein — MERGHLWRSCFKLNLRMLEMNSGGLTDEMAGHRPADGVSSPAWIMGHLVYSRRSLITRLGGTVPDEPVWKENYARGGSGEASHLGYAALCAAFNATDESIKGACQGVPDWDLPTANPFSGTEQPLEQLVAFLYMHECYHLGQIGLMRKLYGLKGAI, encoded by the coding sequence ATGGAACGCGGTCACCTATGGCGGTCTTGCTTCAAGCTCAATCTGCGCATGCTGGAGATGAACTCCGGCGGCCTCACGGACGAGATGGCCGGCCATCGCCCGGCGGATGGGGTGTCGAGTCCGGCCTGGATCATGGGGCATCTGGTCTACAGCCGCCGCAGCCTGATCACGCGGCTGGGGGGAACCGTCCCCGATGAACCCGTCTGGAAAGAAAACTACGCGCGCGGCGGCAGCGGCGAAGCCTCCCATCTGGGATACGCGGCCCTTTGTGCGGCCTTCAACGCCACCGATGAGAGCATCAAGGGCGCCTGCCAGGGCGTGCCGGATTGGGACCTGCCCACGGCGAATCCCTTCTCGGGCACCGAGCAGCCTTTGGAACAGCTTGTGGCCTTCCTCTACATGCATGAGTGCTACCACCTGGGGCAGATCGGGTTGATGCGGAAGCTGTACGGATTGAAGGGAGCGATCTGA
- a CDS encoding UDP-N-acetylmuramoyl-L-alanyl-D-glutamate--2,6-diaminopimelate ligase, protein MRFDELIAGLDVADAAGPLGIEISGITSDSREIRPGWAFAALRGLKADGASFIPQVVAAGAVAVLSESPAAVPGQVAFGRMLGGRWTMAALAKRFFGDPDELLALIGVTGTNGKTTTTVLIRQLLRGAGIGCGLIGTVMNAAGDLEAEAVRTTPESTDFYRWLRRSADAGDRAAAVEVSSHALMLGRVAGARFKVGVFTNLTQDHLDFHGDMESYLKAKWRLFRQSEKRLVNVDDPYGRRELATFDATSFAIDRPACYRASNLELGPTGTRFTLHSAKGSWPIESPLLGRFNAYNLLAALAAIAEAGFGLEAILPAISTIAGAPGRIERIDCGQPFGVMVDYAHTPDALEKLLAEGRRMLPPGGRLHVLFGCGGERDRTKRPIMAAAVAAGADVIWHTSDNPRAEDPELILDDAMPGVPEAIRTDRNRYHRNADRAESVREALSACRPGDLLLLAGKGHEPYQEIQGVKHPYSDRNAVEAVLKTL, encoded by the coding sequence ATGCGGTTCGATGAGTTGATTGCGGGTCTCGATGTCGCGGATGCGGCAGGACCGCTGGGCATCGAGATCAGCGGCATCACCAGCGACAGCCGCGAGATCCGTCCCGGATGGGCCTTCGCGGCCCTCCGCGGCCTGAAAGCGGATGGTGCCTCGTTCATCCCCCAGGTGGTCGCGGCAGGCGCCGTGGCCGTGCTCAGCGAGTCTCCGGCGGCAGTTCCCGGCCAGGTGGCCTTCGGGCGGATGCTGGGCGGACGCTGGACCATGGCGGCCCTTGCGAAGCGGTTCTTCGGGGACCCCGATGAGCTGCTCGCGCTTATCGGGGTCACGGGCACCAACGGCAAGACCACCACCACGGTCCTGATCCGCCAACTGCTGCGCGGAGCCGGAATCGGCTGCGGGCTCATCGGCACGGTGATGAATGCGGCAGGCGATCTGGAAGCAGAAGCCGTGCGCACGACTCCCGAAAGCACCGATTTCTACCGCTGGCTGCGGCGTTCCGCGGACGCCGGCGATCGCGCAGCGGCGGTGGAGGTGAGCAGCCATGCGCTCATGCTCGGCCGGGTGGCCGGGGCGCGCTTCAAGGTGGGCGTCTTCACAAATCTCACCCAGGACCACCTGGATTTCCATGGGGACATGGAGAGCTATCTAAAAGCAAAATGGCGCCTGTTCCGGCAGAGTGAAAAAAGATTGGTCAATGTGGATGATCCCTACGGACGCCGTGAATTGGCAACCTTCGACGCGACCTCCTTCGCCATCGACCGGCCCGCCTGCTACCGGGCTTCGAACCTTGAGCTGGGACCCACGGGAACGCGTTTCACGCTGCACTCGGCCAAGGGGAGCTGGCCCATCGAAAGTCCGCTGCTGGGCCGCTTCAATGCCTACAATCTACTGGCGGCCCTGGCCGCCATCGCCGAAGCGGGATTCGGCCTGGAGGCCATCCTGCCGGCCATATCCACGATCGCCGGCGCCCCCGGGCGCATCGAGCGGATCGATTGCGGCCAGCCCTTCGGTGTGATGGTGGATTACGCGCACACCCCCGATGCCCTGGAAAAATTGTTGGCGGAAGGCCGGCGCATGCTGCCCCCGGGCGGCCGGCTCCATGTGCTCTTCGGCTGCGGCGGAGAGCGCGACCGCACCAAGCGGCCCATCATGGCCGCGGCCGTGGCGGCGGGCGCCGATGTCATCTGGCACACCAGCGACAATCCTAGGGCCGAGGATCCCGAGCTCATCCTGGATGACGCGATGCCGGGCGTTCCCGAGGCGATCCGGACCGACCGGAACCGCTACCACCGCAACGCCGACCGCGCGGAATCCGTGCGCGAGGCCCTGTCGGCCTGCCGCCCCGGCGACCTGCTCCTGCTCGCGGGGAAAGGCCATGAGCCCTACCAGGAGATCCAAGGCGTGAAACATCCCTACAGCGACCGCAACGCCGTGGAGGCGGTCCTGAAAACCCTGTAG